The DNA segment CGCTGCGGGCGATGTTCGAGTGCAGCACGGTAGAGGAGCTGGCCAGCTACGTGCAGGGCTTGCAGGACACGGCGCTGGACGACGACAAGGTCGACCGGCTCAGTGACCTGATGGCCGAGCTGGAGGCGCTTTGACTGCCGGCGCCTGAACTAAGCGCTGGCTGCCGAGATCGGCAGCCAGCCCGGTTTTGTGGTGTCACGACCGGCCTCTTCGCGGGCAAGCCCGCTCCCACAGGCACCCCGTTGACCTCGAAGCCAGCGCGGTACCTGTAGGAGCGGGCTTGCCCGCGAAGAGGCCCGTGGAGGCGACAAAACTTGCTAGCCAATCACTAAATCCTCCCTGCGCTGAAGCGTTCTCCAAACGATGCTCACCCGACACATATCTGGTTACAGGGACGTGGCGGGCCCACCATTCATTTGCGAGGGATTCTCCGATGTCGACCGCTACCAGCCTTGCCCAGATCCTGCCAGGCGCAGCGCCGCAACCGCTGTATGAGTTCACCGATTCGCCGCTGCTGGTGCGCCAGCAACAACAGGAATCCAACGCCCGCAGCTACCCACGACGCCTGCCCCTGGCACTCAAGCGCGCCCGTGGCCTGTATGTCGAAGACGTCGAAGGCCGCCAGTTCATCGACTGCCTGGCCGGTGCTGGCACGCTTGCCTTGGGGCACAATCATCCGGTGGTGGTCGAGGCGATTCAGCGCGTGCTGGCGGACGAGCTGCCGCTGCATACCCTCGACCTGACCACGCCGGTCAAGGACCGCTTCGTCCAGGACCTGTTCGGCATCCTGCCCGAAACCTTGCGCCGCGAGGCGAAGATCCAGTTCTGCGGCCCGACCGGCACCGATGCGGTGGAAGCTGCGCTGAAACTGGTGCGCACCGCCACCGGGCGCAGCACCGTGCTGGCATTCCAGGGTGCCTACCACGGCATGTCCCAGGGCGCATTGAGCCTGATGGGCAGCCACGGGCCGAAGAAACCCCTGGGCGCGTTGCTCGGCAATGGCGTGCAGTTCATGCCGTACCCCTACGACTACCGCTGCCCGTTCGGCCTGGGCGGTGAGGCGGGTGTGCGGGCCAACCTGCACTACCTGGAAAACCTGCTGCTCGATCCGGAAGGCGGGGTGCCGCTGCCAGCGGCGGTCATTCTCGAAGTGGTGCAGGGCGAAGGCGGGGTGATACCGGCGGACATCGAATGGCTACGCGGTGTACGGCGGATCACCGAGCAGGCCGGGGTGGCGCTGATCGTCGACGAAATTCAGAGCGGCTTTGCCCGCACCGGGCGGATGTTCGCCTTCGAGCACGCCGGCATCGTCCCGGATGTGGTGACCTTGTCCAAAGCCATTGGTGGCAGCCTGCCGCTGGCGGTGGTGGTGTACCGCGAGTGGCTGGACCAATGGACCCCCGGCGCCCATGCCGGCACCTTCCGCGGCAACCAGATGGCCATGGCCGCAGGCTCCGCAGTGATCGATTACCTGGTCGAGCATCGCCTGGCCGAGCACGCCGAGGCCATGGGCCAGCGCCTGCGCGGCCACTTGCAGCATCTGCAACGCCAGTACCCACAGCTGGGCGATATTCGCGGGCGCGGCTTGATGCTTGGGGTCGAGCTGGTCGACCCGCAAGGCGCCCTGGATAGCTTGGGCCATCCACCGGCAGCGCGCGAGCTGGCCCCCAAGGTGCAGCGCGAGTGCCTCAAGCGCGGCTTGATCCTTGAGCTGGGCGGCCGCCATGGCGCGGTGGTGCGCTTCCTGCCGCCGTTGATCATCAGTGCCGAGCAGATCGACGAGGTCGCAGAACGGTTTGCCGCGGCGTTGGCAGTAGCGGTGCGCAGCGCCTGAACAGGTTTTGCCCAAGTAACGCGGGCGGCCTGCCCGTGATGAATACGATTAACGCCAATGCGCGGCGCACGCCACCTTAGCCGTGGCGTGTGACGCGGATGGGGAGACACAGATGAGTGAACTTGCCGATATCAAGGTGCGGCCATTGATGCCTGAGCGCGGCTCGCTGCCGCTGCTGGTCGAAGCGCCCGAGCCAGGGCTTGGGCTGCTGGAGAGCTTCGACGAGCTCAAGGAGATCGTGGCGCAGCACCTGGATCACTGCGCAGGGATATTGTTTCGCGGTTTCGAAGTGGGGGAGGTCGCGGCGTTTCGCGAGTTCGCCCAGGCGTTCGGTCATCCGCTGCTCAATTACGAGTTCGGTTCCACCCCACGCAGCAATGTGACCCAAGGGGTGTATACCTCCACCGAATACCCGGCGCACCAGAGTATCCCGCTGCACAACGAACAGGCCTACAGCCTCGACTGGCCGATGCGTATCTGGTTCTACAGCATGATCGCCGCCCAGACCGGCGGCCAAACGCCGATCGCCGACAGCCGCGAAGTCTATCGGCGGATGCCGGCCGACATCCTCGAACGCTTTGCCAGCAAGCGCCTGATGTATGTCCGCAACTATGGCAATGGCCTGGATGTGGGCTGGGAGCAGGTGTTCAACACCGAAGATCGCAGTGTCGTCGAAGCCTACTGCCGTGCCCACCACATCGAGTGGGAGTGGAAAGACGACGGCGAACTGCGCACCCGTCAGGTCTGTCAGGCGGTGGCCACTCATCCATGGACCGGCGATCAGGTCTGGTTCAACCAGGCGCACTTGTTCCACGTCTCCAATCTACCGGCCGAGGTGCGCGAAAGCCTGCTTGAGATCGTCGACGAGGAGGACCTGCCACGCAATGTCTACTACGGTGACGGCACGCCCATCGAGCATGAAGTGCTTGAGCGCATTCGCGCTGTGCTGGACGAGTGCGCGATCAGCTTCCCGTGGCAGGAGGGCGATGTGCTGATGCTCGACAACATGCTCGCCGCTCACGCTCGGGCGCCGTTCACCGGGCCGCGCAAAGTCGTCGTCGCCATGGCGCAGGGGCACAGCGAGAAGGCTCGCTGAGGCTTCCTTGGCGCGGCTCCCACCGTACGCCACCGTATCAGGTGGCGTACAACCTGGCGCTTGCACACAGGCCTGCGCCACGCCGCTAAATTCACTTCTCATCTGCTCGTTCTACTGAAAACGCTTTGCCCAAGGCCGAGCCGCAGATCAGTAAGGACCGACAGTATGAATGCCCAAGATTCACTCAAACTGGCTCGACGCTTCATCGAGCTGCCCGCTGGCAAGCGTCGTCTGTTCCTGGATGCGATGAAGGGCGAGGGGGTGGATTTCGCCCTCCTGCCGATCGCGGCGGGGGTCCAGGTGCCGGCCCGCGACAGCCTGTCCTACGCCCAGCAGCGCATGTGGTTCGCCTGGCAGCTCGATCCGCACAGCGGCGCCTACAACCTGCCCCTGGCGGTCAAGCTGCGCGGCGTGCTCGACGTGCCCGCCCTGCAAAGCGCCATCGACACCCTGGTCCAGCGCCACGAGGCGCTGCGCACGGTGTTTCGCGAAGCCGATGACCAGGTGCGCCAGTGCGTACAGGCGCATCTGCAGGTCGCGGTCCAGCTGCTGGACCTTGGCCACCTGCAAGGCCAGACGCAGCAACAGCGCATCGAGTCGACCTGCGCGGAAGAATCGGTAGCGCCATTCGATCTGGTCAATGGACCGCTGATGCGTGTGCGTCTGCTGCGCATCGGCGAGCAGGAGCATCTGTTGCTGATCACCCTGCACCACATCATTGCCGATGGCTGGTCGCTGGGCATCCTGATCGACGAACTGGTCAGGCTGTACGATGCGGCTAGCGCCCGGAGCGCATCGGCCCTGGCCGCGCTGGACATCCAGTACCGCGACTTTGCCCTGTGGCAGCGCAGCTGGCTGGAGGCCGGCGAGCAGGAGCGTCAGCTGGCCTATTGGCTGGCGCACCTTGGCGACGAGCATCCCGTCCTGCAACTGCCCAGCGATCGTCCGCGGCCAGCCCGCCCCAGTCATCGTGGCGAGCGCTTGGAGGTGGCGATCGAAGCGGACCTGGCCGAGCGCCTCAAGACCCTCGCCAAGCGCCACAACGTCACCTTGTTCGTGGTGCTGCTGGCAGCCTTCAAGACCTTGCTGTATCGCTACGGCGGGCATGACACGGTGCGCGTCGGGGTGCCGATCGCCAACCGCAATCGCAGCGAAGTGGAAGGGCTGATCGGTTGCTTCATCAATACTCAGGTCCTGCAGACCCGCATAGATCCGACCCATGACACCGCCCAACTGCTGGGCCAGGTCCGCCAGTGCGCGACCCAGGCCCAGGCCCACCAGGACGTGCCGTTCGACAAATTGGTCGAAGTGCTGGGGGTGGAGCGCAACTCGGCCCATGGCCCGCTGTTCCAGGTGCTGTTCAACCATCAAGCGCAGGTGGCCGACGTAGGCGCCATCCAGACCGGCTCCGGCCTGGTTCTGGAGAAGCTCGACCTGCGCAAGAACATCGCCCGTTTCGACCTGACGCTGGACACCGTGGAAGTGGCTGGGGAGCTGCGCGCGGCCTTCAGTTATGCCCTTGACCTGTTCGACCAGGCAACCATCGCCGGCATGAGCCAGGACTGGCTGCGCCTGCTGGCCGCGCTCAGCCAGGATGACGGCTCGGCGCTTGGCGATTGGCCGCTGGCCGCTGCGCCAGTGCCGCTGCCGTCGATCGAGCGACCCGCGCCGCTGCCGGTTCATCAGCGCTTCGCCCAAGCGGCGGCGGCGCACCCGGATCGCCTCGCGGCCGTCAGCAGTCAGGGCTCGCTGAGCTATCAGCAGTTGGAGCTGCGCGCCGAAGCGCTGCGCCTTGAACTCCAGGCGCTGGGGGTGGGTAGCGAGCAGGCGGTGGGGCTGTGGGCTGATCGCTCGGTCGACATGCTGGTTGGCCTGCTGGCGATTCTCAAGGCGGGCGCTGCGTATGTGCCGCTGGAGCCGGGCCAGCCTGGACAGCGTCTGGCGTTCATGCTGGGTGACGCCGGCATATCCCTGGTCGTGGGGCCGCAGGGCGGCATGGACAACCTTGGCCCACAGGTGCGGCAAGTGGCGTTCGATGCGCCTTGCCCAGATCAGGCGCCAGTGCTGCAGGCGCCGGCGTCGGTGCAGGGCGACAACCTTGCCTACATCATCTACACCTCAGGCACCACGGGCACGCCAAAGGGCGTGGGCGTGTCCCATGCGGCCTTGGCCAATTACCTCGATGGCTTGGCCGAGCGCCTGCCCTTGGCTGCGCTCGAACAGCTGGCGATGATCTCCACGCCTGCCGCCGACCTGGGCCATACCATGCTGTTTGGCGCATTGAGCACGGGTAAGACCCTGCACCTGCTGCAACGTGATGCGGTGCTGGACGCCGATGGCTTTGCCAGCTACCTCGATGATCAAGCCATCGACGCCCTGAAGATCGTGCCCTCGCACCTGGCGGCATTGCTCGATGCCTGTGGCGATGCGCGGGTACTGCCGCAGCGCTGCCTGGTCCTGGGGGGTGAGGCCTGTCCAGCGGCGCTGTTGTCGCGGATCGCCGCGTTGCGCCCTGAGCTGAAGATCATCAATCACTATGGTCCGACCGAAACCACCGTCGGTGTGCTGACCGCCGAGCTGCAGCCGGGGCAAGTCGCCCAGCTGGGCACGCCGTTGCTCAACAGCCGTGTGCAGGTCCTCGATGCATCGCTGCAGACCGCACCGGGTCAGGCCAAAGGCGAGCTGTGCATTTCCGGGGCCGGTCTTGCCCGTGGTTACATCGGCCGCCCGGGCTTGACTGCGGAACGCTTCGTGCCAGATCCGTCGGGCGCGCCAGGGGCGCGCATGTACCGCAGTGGTGATGCGGTCAGCCGTGATCGCGAGGGGCGCCTGTTGTACGTCGGTCGGCGTGATCAGCAAATCAAGATCCGTGGCTATCGGGTCGAACCGGGTGAAGTCGAGGCCTGTCTGCAGGGGCTTGAAGGCGTCGAAAAAGCCCTGGTTCGACCGCGGGCCCAGGCCAATGAGTTGCAACTGATCGCCTACGTGGTCGCGCCTTTGCTGGTGCAGCGCAGCGCCGATCACGCCACGGCGCAGGACACCCTGCAGCGGGCGCTCAAGGCGACCGTGCCGGAGCACATGATTCCCGCGCGTGTGCTGTTTCTCGACAGCCTGCCGCTGACCGCCAATGGCAAGGTCGACCTGGCCCGTTTGCCGCAGCCGGAGCAGGAATGCCGGGCGCCACACTATGAGCCGCCCGTCAGCCCATTGCAGATCGGCCTGGCAGGTCTGTGGCGGGAGGTATTGGCGGTCGAGCAGGTTGGGCTGGGCGACAATTTCTTCGCCTTGGGCGGCCATTCGTTGATGGCCACGCAGATCGTCTCCCGTGCCCGGCGCCAGCTGGGGATCGATATCCCGTTGCGGCTGTTGTTCGACACTGGCGATCTGCGCCGCTTCAGCGAAGCGGTCGCAGCACTCGGCCAGGTCAGCGATGCGCCGATCATCAGCTTGGCGCGCGACCAGGTGCTGCCGGTGTCCCATGCCCAGTACCGGCAGTGGCTGTTCTGGAAAATTCATCCGCACAGCTCGGCGTATCACACCCCCATGGTGGTGCGCATTCGCGGCGCGTTGGACCCAGGCGCGTTGAGCGCTGCCATCAATGCGCTGGTACAGCGCCATGAAGCCCTGCGCACCCGCTTCGAAGAGTACCAAGGGGTGCCGGGCCTGCGCATCAGCGAGCAACTTGAGGTCAAGCTTGAGCAGCAGTGGCTTGGCCAGTTGCCGGACGAGGCGCTGACCGCGCTCTTGCAGGCCGAGATCCAGCGTCCGTTCGATCTGGCCGCAGGGCCGCTAATACGGGTCAAGCTCTATCAAGTCGGCGCCGATGAGCACCTGTTGCTGCTGACCTTGCACCATATCGTTTCTGACGGCTGGTCGATGGGCATCATGGTTCGCGAGTGTATTGCGCTCTACAACCACCATGCCAAGGGCGCGCCGCTGCCGCTGTTCGCAGCGCTGCCGGTGCAGTATGCCGACTATGCCAGCTGGCAGCGCGAGCGGCTTGGCGAAGGGCAGATGGAGGATCAGCTCGGTTACTGGAAAGCACGCCTGGAGGATGACTTCAGCGTGTTGCAGCTGCCGGCAGACCGACCGCGCCCGGCGGTGCAGAGCTATCGGGGCGGGCGGCTGGACATTCACCTGCCCGGCGCATTGACCGCAGGCTTGCGTCAGCTGGCGGTGGCCGGCAACGCCACCTTGTTCCATGTCTTCCTGGCCTCGTTCGCGCTGTTGCTGGCCCGTTACAGTGCCAGTGAGAAGATCAACATCGGCGTGCCGATGACCAACCGTAACCGGCTGGAGCTCGAGGGCTTGATCGGCTTCTTCGTCAACACCCTGGTATTGCGCCTGGAGGTGGACTACAGCACCAGCTTCGAGCAGTTGCTGGCCCAGACCAAAGAAGCCAGCCTGCAAGCCCAGGCCAACAAGGACGTACCGTTCGATGCGTTGGTCGAAGCCTTGCAGCCTGAGCGTGGGCTGGGCCACAACCCCTTGTTCCAGGTGATGTACAACCACCTGCGCGACCTCGGCGAGCAGGTCACCGGCCAGAGCCTGGATGGCCTGGTGGTCGAGGAGGTCGACCTGGACGAGGGCAGTTCGCAGTTCGATGTGTCGCTCGATACCGTGGAACGTTCCGACGGCGTGCTGGCAACCTTCACCTATGCCTGCGACTTGTTCGACCGGGCCCGTATCGAGCGGATGGGCGAGCACTGGCTGAACCTGCTGCAGGCCCTGGTGGGCGCGCCTCAAGCGAGTCTGGACCGCTTGGCCCTGGCCTCGCCGCAGGAGCGCCGGGTGGTTGAGCAACAGTGGTCGCAGGGGCCGGCCGGGCCCTTGTTCGACACCGCGTTGGCGCACCGCTTCCAGGCGCAGGTCGCGCAGACCCCCGACGCCATCGCCGTGCTGCATGATGGCCAGCACTGGAGCTATGCCGAACTCAACCGGCGCGCCAACCGCCTGGCCCACCGCCTGCAGGCCTTGGGCGCAGGCCCTGAGGTGCTGGTCGGGGTGGCGCTGGAGCGGGGCTTGGAGATGGTCGCCGGGCTGTTGGCGATCCTCAAGGTCGGCGCGGCCTATGTGCCGCTGGATCCTGATTACCCGGCCGAGCGCCTGGCCTACATGATCGAAGACAGTGGCCTGGCCTTGCTGCTCACCCAAACTGCCCTGAGCGAGCGTTTGCCGGTGCCCGCTGGGGTCACTCGACTGTGCCTGGATCAGCCCTTCGAGGGCGCCATCGAAACCAACCCGAGCGTGCTGATCGAGCCGGCTTCGCTGGCCTATGTGATGTACACCTCAGGCTCCACCGGCCGCCCCAAAGGCGTGGCGATCAGCCAGGGTGCGCTGAGCCAGCATGCGCAGGTGTCGTTGGGCTTTTTCAATCTCACAGCCCGCGATCGGATCCTGCAGTTCGCCACGTTCAACTTCGACGGCTTCGTCGAGCAGTTGTATCCGGCGCTGATCTGTGGCGCCTCGGTGGTTATTCGCGGACCTGAGCTGTGGGACAGCGAGCGCTTCTACCGCGAGCTGATCGCCAACGACATCAGCGTGGTTGACGTCACCACGGCCTACTGGTTCATGCTTGCCAAAGACTTCGCTGAGCGTGGGCCGCGCGATTACGGGCGGCTGCATCAGTTCCATGCCGGCGGCGAAGCGATGCCGCCAGAGGGGCTGGCGGCGTGGAAAGCGGCAGGCCTGGGGCATGTGCACCTGCTCAACACCTATGGTCCGACCGAGGCAACGGTCACGGTCACCGCCCACGACTGCACGCCTTATCTGGGTGATCCGGCGCCTGCGTTGCCGTCGGTCATGCCGATCGGTGCGGTACTGGCCGGACGCTCCATCCACCTGCTGGACAACAGTGGCGGCACGGTACTCAACGGCGCCATTGGTGAGTTGATGATTGGCGGCGATCTGCTGGCAAGGGGTTATCACCGTCGCCCCGCACTGACTGCCGAGCGCTTCATCCCTGATCCGTTCGGCGCCGACGGCAGCCGTTTGTACCGCTCCGGCGATCTGTCTCGCTACCTGGCGCAGGGCAGCATCGAATACGCCGGGCGCATCGATCATCAAGTCAAGATCCGCGGTTTTCGCATCGAGCTGGGCGAGGTTGGCGCGCGCCTGATCGAGCATGAGCGTGTGCGCGACGCGCTGGTGATCGACATCGAGGGTGCCCTGGGCAAGCAACTGGTCGCCTATCTGGTGCCTGCCGACCCTGCCGTGGCCCAGGCCGACGCGCAGACCCAGCAGGCGCTGCTGGCAGAGTTGCGCGCGCAGCTGCAGGGCAGCTTGCCGGACTACATGGTCCCGGCCTGCCTGATCTGGTTGGCAGAACTGCCGCTGAGCCCGAACGGCAAGCTTGACCGCAAGGCCTTGCCGCGCCCCGACCTGACCCAGCTGCAGGCCCGCTATGTGCCCCCGCAGACCGCCACCGAACAGCAGGTGGCGGCGATCTGGGCCGATGTGCTGCGCGTCGAGCGCGTCGGGCTGGACGACAACTTCTTCGAACTGGGCGGCCATTCGCTGCTGGCGGCCCAGGCCATCTCACGTATCAACAGCCAATTGGGCATCGATATGCCGATCCGCCTCATCTTCGAAACCCCGCTACTGGGGGCATTTGCCCTGGCGCTGGAAAGCGCCGGCCAGTCCCTGAGCGAAGAAGGCCTCGCCGATATCGAGCAACTGATGAATGAATTGACGGAGGCTTGAACATGGACAAGACAACTGCTGAACGAATTGCCAAGCGCTTCGTCGCACTGCCGCTGGAACAACGTCGCCAGGTGCTCGACAAGATGAGCGCCAGTGGCCAGAGCTTCAAGCTGCTGCCGATTGCCGCCACCCGCCACGAGGTCGCGCGGATCCCGCTGTCGTATGCCCAGCAACGGCTGATGTTCCTCTGGCAACTGGAGCCGACCAGCGCGTTCTACAATGTGCCGATGGCGGTTCGCCTGGAAGGTGAGCTGGACGTTGCGGCCATGGCCAAGGCCCTGGAATTGCTGGTGCAACGCCATGAAACCCTGCGCACCCGCCTGGTAATGGAGGAGGGCGAATGCTACCAGCAGATCCTCGACCAGTCGCCGGTGGCCCTGGCGCAGGTCAAGGTGGCCGCAGCTGACCTGGATACTTTGGTACGCGACGAGCTGCGCCGTCCGTTCGACCTGTTCAATGAGCCCTTGCTGCGGGTCAAGCTGTTCCAGGTCGACCCCAGCCATCATGTATTGACGGTGTGCATGCATCACATCATCAGTGACGGCTGGTCCAGCGAACTGATGGTGCAGACCTTCGTCTCGTTCTACGATGCCTTGGTCGCCGGCCAGCCGGTCAACCCCGAGCCGCTGGCGATTCAGTACGCCGACTATGCGATCTGGCAGCGCGCCTGGCTCGAAGCGGGCGAAGGCGAGCGGCAGTTGCAGTACTGGCAGGCGCAGCTGGGCAGCGAACAGCCGCTGTTGGACCTGCCGCTGGACTTTCCACGCCCGGCTCAGCCCAGCTATCAAGGCGCGGTGGTTCGCGCCGACCTGCCGCCGGCACTCTCCAGCGCGCTGCGCAGCCTGGCCCAGAGCAAGGGGCAGACGGTGTTCATGGTCCTGCTCGGGGCGCTGGCGGTGGTGCTGTCGCGTTACAGCGGTCAGGACGACATTCGCATCGGCGTGCCCAACGCTGGGCGTAATCGCAAAGACCTCGAAGGCCTGATTGGCTTTTTCATCAATACCCAAGTGCTGCGGGTCCAGGTCGATGAACAGGCGACCTTCGACAGCCTGCTCGAGCAGGTCCGCCAAGTGGTGGCCGAGGCCCAGTCGCACCAGGAGCTGCCTTTCGAGCAGTTGGTCGATGCGCTGGCGCCTGAGCGTAACCTGAGCCATAACCCGCTGTTCCAGTTCAAGCTCAACCAGAATGTCGCTGGCGAGGCGGCCGGCAGCGAGCAGAGCAAGACCCTCAGCGGCCTGAGCGTGGAGGAGTATCCACTGAGCGGCGCCGACGCCCGGTTCGACCTGGCCTTCGACTTTACCGACAGCGGCGAACAGATCCAGGCGTACTTCACCTATGCCACCGACCTGTTCAAGGCCAGCACGATCGAACGCATGGTCGGCGCGCTGCATGCGTTGCTGCAGCGCCTGGTCGATACCCCCTCCAGCCGCTTGCTGGCTCATACCGAAGGCCAGCGGGCACTGCTGCCAGGTGAGCAGGCCGAGTTCCCCTGTGAAGACGTCCTGGCCCTGTGGCGCCAGGCCGTGCAGGGCGCTGGCGAGCGACCCGCAGTGCGTGCTGGCGCCCAGCAACTGAGCTACAGCGAGCTTGACCGGCAGTCCAACCAGCTGGCCCACCATCTGCAAACCCTGGGGGTGGCACCGGGTGACCTGGTTGCCCTGTGCCAGGAGCGCTCGGTCGAATGGGTGATCAGCTTGCTGGCGGTGCTCAAGGTCGGCGCCGCATTCCTGCCGCTGGACAGCGCCCAGCCAGTCGAACGGCTGGCGCAGCTGGTCGGCGACAGTGGTGCGGTCCTGCTGCTGCAAGATCCGCAGGTTGCCCTGAGCGGTCTTGAGGCTTGCCCGGCGATGCCATTCGATGCTGACGCCTGGCGGCATTGCCCGAATTCGCCGCTCGATACCGCCGTGGTGCCTGCCCAGCCGGCCTATGTGATCTACACCTCAGGCTCCACCGGCCAGCCCAAGGGCGTGGTGGTGGCGCATGGCACCCTGGCCAACTATGTGCAGGGCATCGAGCAGCGCTTGCAGCTGCCAGCAGGCGCCAGCATGGCGATGGTTTCCACCGTGGCCGCCGACCTGGGCCATACCGTGCTGTTCGGGGCGCTGGCGGGTGGCCGGCTGCTGCATCTGCTGTCGCGCGAGCACGCGTTCGATCCGGACGCGTTTGCCGGCTACATGGCCGAGCATCAGGTCGATGTGCTGAAAATCGTCCCAAGCCACCTGCAAGGGCTTCTGCAGGCCAGCGAGCCGCAGAAGGTGCTGCCGCGCCAGCTGTTGATCGTCGGGGGCGAGGCCTGTCCATGGTCATTGGTGGAAAAGGTCGCTCAGCTCAGGCCCGACTGCCGGCTGGTCAACCACTATGGCCCTACCGAAACCACCGTCGGCATTCTCAGCCACGAGGTCACCGAGCTTGAGCCCGGTACGCGCACCGTGCCGGTCGGCAAGCCCTTGCCCAACAGCCATGTGTGCTTGCTCGATTCGGCGCTTAACCCGGTTGCCGAGCGGGTTGCCGGTGAGCTGTATCTGGGCGGCAAGGGTGTGGCCCAGGGTTACCTGGGCCGGCCGGCGATGACTGCCGAGCGATTTGTCCCCGACCCAACCGGCCAGGGCACGCGCTTGTACCGTGCTGGCGACCGCGCCCGTTTGCAGCAGGGCAAGGTGGAGTTTCTTGGCCGCGCCGATGAGCAGGTGAAGATCCGTGGCTATCGGGTCGAGCCCGGCGAGATCGGCGAGTTGCTGCGTGGCCTGCCCGGCGTGCAGGACGCGGTGGTCGTGCCGATGGCGCTGGAGGGCGACCCGGATCGCCTGCAACTGCTCGCCTATGTGGTAGCCCCCGCGAGCTCGGCAACTGAGTTGCTGAGCCAATTGCAAGCGCGCCTGCCTGACTACATGGTGCCCGCCCACCTCGTACTGCTTGAGTGTCTGCCGCTGACCGCCAACGGCAAGCTCGACAAACGCGCCTTGCCCAAGCCGGAAATTGCCAGCAAGGCTTACGTGGCACCGGTCGGTGAAATAGAAGAAAAGCTCGCCGCGATCTGGGCCGATGTGCTCAAGCTGGAACAAGTCGGCACGGGCGATAACTTCTTCGAACTGGGCGGCGACTCCATCCTCAGCCTGCAGATCATCGCCCGGGCCAAGCGCCAGGGAATCAAGCTGTCGCCCAAGCAATTGTTCGAGAAGCAGACCATCGCCGCGCTGGCCCAGGTGGCTAAGCTGGTGCAAGACAAGCCCAAACCCGCCACTGTCGCAACGCCAGAGGCGGGCGGGGCAATCGCCCTGTTGCCGATCCAGGCGCGCTTCTTCGACACCGCCATCGAACAGCGCCACCACTGGAATCAGGCCGTGTTGCTCACGCCATTGCAGCGCTTGCAGCC comes from the Pseudomonas urmiensis genome and includes:
- a CDS encoding TauD/TfdA family dioxygenase → MSELADIKVRPLMPERGSLPLLVEAPEPGLGLLESFDELKEIVAQHLDHCAGILFRGFEVGEVAAFREFAQAFGHPLLNYEFGSTPRSNVTQGVYTSTEYPAHQSIPLHNEQAYSLDWPMRIWFYSMIAAQTGGQTPIADSREVYRRMPADILERFASKRLMYVRNYGNGLDVGWEQVFNTEDRSVVEAYCRAHHIEWEWKDDGELRTRQVCQAVATHPWTGDQVWFNQAHLFHVSNLPAEVRESLLEIVDEEDLPRNVYYGDGTPIEHEVLERIRAVLDECAISFPWQEGDVLMLDNMLAAHARAPFTGPRKVVVAMAQGHSEKAR
- a CDS encoding non-ribosomal peptide synthetase, with the translated sequence MNAQDSLKLARRFIELPAGKRRLFLDAMKGEGVDFALLPIAAGVQVPARDSLSYAQQRMWFAWQLDPHSGAYNLPLAVKLRGVLDVPALQSAIDTLVQRHEALRTVFREADDQVRQCVQAHLQVAVQLLDLGHLQGQTQQQRIESTCAEESVAPFDLVNGPLMRVRLLRIGEQEHLLLITLHHIIADGWSLGILIDELVRLYDAASARSASALAALDIQYRDFALWQRSWLEAGEQERQLAYWLAHLGDEHPVLQLPSDRPRPARPSHRGERLEVAIEADLAERLKTLAKRHNVTLFVVLLAAFKTLLYRYGGHDTVRVGVPIANRNRSEVEGLIGCFINTQVLQTRIDPTHDTAQLLGQVRQCATQAQAHQDVPFDKLVEVLGVERNSAHGPLFQVLFNHQAQVADVGAIQTGSGLVLEKLDLRKNIARFDLTLDTVEVAGELRAAFSYALDLFDQATIAGMSQDWLRLLAALSQDDGSALGDWPLAAAPVPLPSIERPAPLPVHQRFAQAAAAHPDRLAAVSSQGSLSYQQLELRAEALRLELQALGVGSEQAVGLWADRSVDMLVGLLAILKAGAAYVPLEPGQPGQRLAFMLGDAGISLVVGPQGGMDNLGPQVRQVAFDAPCPDQAPVLQAPASVQGDNLAYIIYTSGTTGTPKGVGVSHAALANYLDGLAERLPLAALEQLAMISTPAADLGHTMLFGALSTGKTLHLLQRDAVLDADGFASYLDDQAIDALKIVPSHLAALLDACGDARVLPQRCLVLGGEACPAALLSRIAALRPELKIINHYGPTETTVGVLTAELQPGQVAQLGTPLLNSRVQVLDASLQTAPGQAKGELCISGAGLARGYIGRPGLTAERFVPDPSGAPGARMYRSGDAVSRDREGRLLYVGRRDQQIKIRGYRVEPGEVEACLQGLEGVEKALVRPRAQANELQLIAYVVAPLLVQRSADHATAQDTLQRALKATVPEHMIPARVLFLDSLPLTANGKVDLARLPQPEQECRAPHYEPPVSPLQIGLAGLWREVLAVEQVGLGDNFFALGGHSLMATQIVSRARRQLGIDIPLRLLFDTGDLRRFSEAVAALGQVSDAPIISLARDQVLPVSHAQYRQWLFWKIHPHSSAYHTPMVVRIRGALDPGALSAAINALVQRHEALRTRFEEYQGVPGLRISEQLEVKLEQQWLGQLPDEALTALLQAEIQRPFDLAAGPLIRVKLYQVGADEHLLLLTLHHIVSDGWSMGIMVRECIALYNHHAKGAPLPLFAALPVQYADYASWQRERLGEGQMEDQLGYWKARLEDDFSVLQLPADRPRPAVQSYRGGRLDIHLPGALTAGLRQLAVAGNATLFHVFLASFALLLARYSASEKINIGVPMTNRNRLELEGLIGFFVNTLVLRLEVDYSTSFEQLLAQTKEASLQAQANKDVPFDALVEALQPERGLGHNPLFQVMYNHLRDLGEQVTGQSLDGLVVEEVDLDEGSSQFDVSLDTVERSDGVLATFTYACDLFDRARIERMGEHWLNLLQALVGAPQASLDRLALASPQERRVVEQQWSQGPAGPLFDTALAHRFQAQVAQTPDAIAVLHDGQHWSYAELNRRANRLAHRLQALGAGPEVLVGVALERGLEMVAGLLAILKVGAAYVPLDPDYPAERLAYMIEDSGLALLLTQTALSERLPVPAGVTRLCLDQPFEGAIETNPSVLIEPASLAYVMYTSGSTGRPKGVAISQGALSQHAQVSLGFFNLTARDRILQFATFNFDGFVEQLYPALICGASVVIRGPELWDSERFYRELIANDISVVDVTTAYWFMLAKDFAERGPRDYGRLHQFHAGGEAMPPEGLAAWKAAGLGHVHLLNTYGPTEATVTVTAHDCTPYLGDPAPALPSVMPIGAVLAGRSIHLLDNSGGTVLNGAIGELMIGGDLLARGYHRRPALTAERFIPDPFGADGSRLYRSGDLSRYLAQGSIEYAGRIDHQVKIRGFRIELGEVGARLIEHERVRDALVIDIEGALGKQLVAYLVPADPAVAQADAQTQQALLAELRAQLQGSLPDYMVPACLIWLAELPLSPNGKLDRKALPRPDLTQLQARYVPPQTATEQQVAAIWADVLRVERVGLDDNFFELGGHSLLAAQAISRINSQLGIDMPIRLIFETPLLGAFALALESAGQSLSEEGLADIEQLMNELTEA
- a CDS encoding aspartate aminotransferase family protein, with protein sequence MSTATSLAQILPGAAPQPLYEFTDSPLLVRQQQQESNARSYPRRLPLALKRARGLYVEDVEGRQFIDCLAGAGTLALGHNHPVVVEAIQRVLADELPLHTLDLTTPVKDRFVQDLFGILPETLRREAKIQFCGPTGTDAVEAALKLVRTATGRSTVLAFQGAYHGMSQGALSLMGSHGPKKPLGALLGNGVQFMPYPYDYRCPFGLGGEAGVRANLHYLENLLLDPEGGVPLPAAVILEVVQGEGGVIPADIEWLRGVRRITEQAGVALIVDEIQSGFARTGRMFAFEHAGIVPDVVTLSKAIGGSLPLAVVVYREWLDQWTPGAHAGTFRGNQMAMAAGSAVIDYLVEHRLAEHAEAMGQRLRGHLQHLQRQYPQLGDIRGRGLMLGVELVDPQGALDSLGHPPAARELAPKVQRECLKRGLILELGGRHGAVVRFLPPLIISAEQIDEVAERFAAALAVAVRSA